One segment of Dehalococcoidia bacterium DNA contains the following:
- a CDS encoding phosphatidate cytidylyltransferase encodes MLAQRIATAVVGVPLIFLLILVGGNWYVAFVAAALAIASLEFQHPRLGWLHHVSLLAAAFCAAMASGAHVGLNWVLWFMAGAILLTLAASLIPFDADRMLTDWLWTIGGIAYVGFLGSFIVLLRDFPNGRDWVYLALFSTFSVDTTAYFTGRAFGSHPLAPAISPKKTVEGFVGGYAGGFAAVLLLNYFLGLRIEASQAVLLGLVFPLAATVGDLAESGIKRSMHIKDASELIPGHGGVLDRLDSILFTFTLVYLFTQWIIL; translated from the coding sequence GTGTTAGCGCAGCGGATCGCGACCGCCGTCGTCGGCGTCCCTCTCATCTTTCTTCTGATTCTCGTTGGCGGGAACTGGTACGTGGCGTTCGTCGCGGCGGCGCTTGCTATCGCCTCTCTGGAGTTCCAGCACCCGCGTCTTGGCTGGCTGCATCACGTGAGCCTGCTCGCGGCGGCCTTCTGCGCGGCGATGGCCAGCGGGGCGCACGTCGGGCTCAACTGGGTCCTCTGGTTCATGGCGGGCGCAATCCTGCTCACGCTCGCGGCATCGCTGATCCCGTTCGACGCAGACCGCATGCTTACGGATTGGCTGTGGACAATCGGGGGGATCGCCTACGTCGGGTTCCTGGGCAGCTTCATCGTGCTGCTGCGAGACTTCCCTAACGGCCGCGACTGGGTGTACCTGGCGCTCTTCAGCACGTTCTCCGTCGATACGACCGCCTACTTCACGGGTCGCGCATTCGGCAGCCACCCGCTGGCGCCCGCCATCAGTCCGAAAAAGACGGTCGAAGGATTTGTCGGCGGCTACGCAGGGGGCTTCGCCGCCGTGCTGCTGCTCAATTATTTCCTTGGCCTGCGTATTGAAGCGTCGCAAGCCGTCTTGCTGGGGTTAGTGTTCCCGCTCGCTGCGACGGTTGGCGACCTCGCGGAATCCGGAATCAAGCGCTCCATGCATATCAAGGACGCCAGCGAACTGATTCCCGGGCACGGCGGCGTGCTCGACAGGCTGGATTCCATCCTGTTTACGTTCACGCTGGTATACTTGTTCACACAATGGATCATCCTGTGA
- the frr gene encoding ribosome recycling factor: protein MDDALRDAEHRMQSAIAALDRELDTVRTGRARPALVESLKVDYYGAPTPLNQVATINAPEPRMITIQPWDKTQLGTIEKAIQKSDLGLNPTNDGNIIRLVIPALTEDRRKDLVKVVHKKTEDGRVAVRNVRRDALEELRKLQHDKQVSDDEERRAQERLQKLTDKYVAEIERHGQTKEQELLEV, encoded by the coding sequence ATCGACGACGCGCTCCGTGATGCGGAGCACCGGATGCAGAGCGCCATCGCTGCGCTGGACCGCGAACTGGACACAGTGCGCACCGGCCGTGCACGGCCGGCGTTGGTCGAGTCGCTGAAAGTCGACTACTACGGTGCGCCGACGCCGTTGAACCAGGTAGCGACGATTAATGCGCCTGAGCCCCGGATGATCACGATCCAGCCCTGGGATAAGACGCAGCTCGGCACTATCGAGAAGGCGATCCAGAAGTCAGATCTCGGTTTGAATCCGACGAACGACGGCAACATCATCCGCCTCGTCATTCCCGCGCTGACGGAAGACCGTCGCAAAGATCTGGTGAAGGTCGTACACAAGAAGACCGAAGATGGACGCGTAGCCGTGCGCAACGTGCGGCGTGACGCGCTGGAGGAGCTGCGTAAGCTCCAACACGACAAGCAGGTCTCCGACGACGAAGAGCGGCGCGCGCAGGAGCGGCTCCAGAAGTTGACGGACAAGTACGTCGCCGAGATCGAAAGACACGGCCAAACGAAGGAACAGGAACTCCTGGAAGTCTAG
- the uppS gene encoding polyprenyl diphosphate synthase: MHEPTRHPAPPRHVAIIMDGNGRWAAARGLSRNAGHRAGTENIRRIIQAFGERGVEVLTLYAFSTENWSRPRREVNALIRLIPRVVSREVKELHKRGVKLVHIGSLEPLSADLRAKVEDAIALTKDNSRMTVALAFNYGGRAEIVEAARRLVASGVAPEEIDEEVFASHLFTAGLPEPDLIVRTGGEARISNFLLWQAAYAEFYATETYWPDFDEVDIDRALDAYTRRERRFGGVEARNGVKHHA, from the coding sequence CTGCATGAGCCTACGCGCCACCCGGCACCGCCGCGTCATGTTGCGATCATCATGGACGGCAACGGGCGCTGGGCGGCGGCGCGGGGGCTCTCCCGCAACGCGGGCCATCGTGCCGGCACAGAGAATATACGGCGCATCATCCAGGCATTCGGCGAGCGCGGGGTCGAGGTGCTGACGCTCTACGCGTTCTCGACCGAGAACTGGAGCCGGCCCCGCCGCGAGGTAAACGCGCTGATCCGGCTCATCCCGCGCGTCGTAAGCCGTGAAGTGAAGGAACTGCACAAGCGCGGCGTGAAGCTCGTGCACATCGGCAGCCTCGAACCACTCTCGGCGGACCTGCGCGCAAAGGTCGAGGATGCGATTGCGCTCACCAAGGACAATAGCCGGATGACGGTAGCGCTGGCATTCAATTACGGCGGCCGCGCGGAGATCGTCGAGGCGGCGCGGCGGCTCGTGGCGTCCGGCGTGGCGCCGGAGGAGATCGATGAGGAGGTGTTTGCATCGCACCTCTTCACTGCGGGCCTTCCGGAGCCGGACTTGATCGTCCGTACCGGCGGCGAGGCGCGCATCTCCAACTTCCTGCTCTGGCAAGCGGCTTACGCAGAGTTCTACGCGACGGAGACGTACTGGCCCGACTTCGACGAAGTCGATATCGACCGCGCCCTCGACGCGTACACGCGCCGGGAACGGCGCTTCGGCGGCGTCGAAGCGCGAAATGGCGTGAAGCACCACGCGTAG
- a CDS encoding 1-deoxy-D-xylulose-5-phosphate reductoisomerase, with product MDHPVTGVAILGSTGSIGRQALDVIRRLPGRFRVVALAGGSNHTLLEDQAREFRPAYVWCQDDARHMDVKAAAGRTARWATMEEMASNPGVDVVVVATAGKAGLMPTLAALRAGKAVALANKEVLVMAGHIVTKAAETGHGELRPVDSEHSAIWQCLWGEDIAAVEKIILTASGGAFRDLSASELARVTPQQALRHPTWDMGRKITIDSATLMNKGFEAIEARWLFNVPMDRIEIVMHRESIVHSMVEFSDGSVKAQLGEPDMRLPILCALTYPDRTACDDVPKLHLARKGTLTFGETDLGRYPCLRLALEAGAKGGTWPVALAAADEVAVEDFMRGTLGFTDIAKVVDATLSAHAGRADPTLDEVLEADAWAREFAREHTKTPAASRHR from the coding sequence ATGGATCATCCTGTGACCGGCGTTGCAATTCTCGGGTCCACCGGCTCGATAGGACGCCAGGCACTCGATGTCATCCGCCGGCTTCCCGGGCGTTTTCGCGTCGTGGCGCTGGCCGGCGGCTCCAACCACACCCTCCTCGAAGACCAGGCGCGCGAATTTCGGCCGGCCTACGTCTGGTGCCAGGACGATGCCAGGCACATGGACGTGAAAGCTGCCGCGGGCCGGACCGCGCGCTGGGCGACGATGGAAGAGATGGCGTCGAACCCAGGCGTTGACGTGGTGGTCGTCGCGACGGCGGGCAAGGCGGGCTTGATGCCGACGCTGGCAGCGTTGCGCGCGGGAAAGGCCGTCGCGCTCGCCAACAAGGAAGTGCTGGTCATGGCCGGCCACATCGTCACGAAGGCGGCGGAAACGGGGCATGGCGAACTGCGGCCGGTAGACAGCGAGCACAGCGCCATCTGGCAATGTCTCTGGGGTGAGGACATCGCGGCCGTCGAGAAGATCATCCTGACGGCTTCGGGGGGCGCCTTCAGGGACCTTTCCGCCTCGGAGTTGGCGCGCGTGACGCCGCAGCAAGCGCTTCGCCACCCGACGTGGGACATGGGACGCAAGATCACGATCGATTCCGCGACGCTGATGAACAAGGGCTTCGAGGCGATCGAGGCGCGCTGGTTGTTTAACGTGCCGATGGATCGCATCGAGATCGTCATGCACCGCGAGAGCATCGTGCATTCGATGGTGGAGTTCAGCGATGGCAGCGTGAAGGCGCAGCTCGGCGAGCCGGACATGCGACTGCCCATTCTCTGCGCGCTCACATATCCCGACCGTACGGCCTGTGACGACGTCCCGAAGCTGCATCTCGCACGAAAGGGGACGCTGACGTTCGGAGAAACAGATCTCGGACGGTATCCGTGCCTGCGTCTCGCGCTGGAGGCTGGCGCCAAAGGCGGAACGTGGCCCGTCGCACTTGCCGCGGCCGACGAGGTCGCCGTCGAAGACTTCATGCGGGGTACGCTCGGGTTCACGGATATCGCGAAGGTGGTGGACGCGACGCTGTCGGCGCACGCCGGGCGGGCCGATCCTACACTCGACGAAGTGCTGGAAGCCGACGCATGGGCGCGGGAGTTCGCGCGTGAACATACGAAGACCCCGGCGGCGAGCCGGCACCGTTGA
- the pyrH gene encoding UMP kinase yields the protein MGDGPYKRILLKVSGEALMGPAAYGIDPATVRAIATQINRVNELGVETAVVVGGGNIWRGAQVSETGMDRATADYAGMLATVMNALALQDAIEQVGGSVRTQTAIPIQQVAEPYIRRRAIRHLEKHRVVIFAAGTGNPFMTTDTAAALRAIEIDAEVLLIAKNRVDGVYDADPRKNAGARRFATLSYMDALSRRLEVMDSTALSLCMENELPIVVFDVGSAEGIVRAVQGEGIGTQVGATETALAPA from the coding sequence ATGGGCGACGGCCCCTACAAGCGCATACTGCTGAAAGTCAGCGGCGAAGCCCTCATGGGGCCGGCTGCGTACGGCATCGATCCGGCGACTGTTCGTGCCATAGCGACCCAGATCAACCGCGTCAACGAACTGGGCGTCGAGACTGCCGTCGTCGTCGGAGGCGGCAACATCTGGCGGGGCGCGCAGGTCAGCGAGACCGGCATGGACCGCGCAACCGCGGACTACGCCGGCATGCTCGCAACCGTCATGAACGCACTCGCGCTGCAGGACGCCATCGAGCAGGTGGGCGGGAGCGTACGGACGCAGACGGCCATTCCGATCCAGCAGGTCGCGGAGCCCTACATTCGACGGCGCGCGATCAGGCACCTCGAAAAGCACCGGGTCGTGATCTTTGCAGCCGGCACCGGCAACCCGTTTATGACCACCGACACCGCGGCCGCCCTTCGCGCGATCGAAATCGACGCGGAGGTGCTGCTGATCGCCAAGAACCGCGTCGACGGCGTGTACGATGCCGACCCACGCAAGAATGCCGGTGCGCGGCGGTTTGCGACGCTGTCGTATATGGACGCGCTCAGCCGCCGGCTCGAAGTCATGGACAGCACGGCACTGTCGTTGTGCATGGAAAACGAGTTACCGATCGTCGTCTTTGACGTCGGATCGGCCGAGGGCATTGTCCGTGCCGTGCAGGGTGAGGGCATCGGCACGCAGGTAGGAGCGACGGAGACGGCGCTGGCGCCTGCATGA